The proteins below are encoded in one region of Anaerosporomusa subterranea:
- a CDS encoding glycosyl hydrolase family 18 protein, whose amino-acid sequence MNSKRIAVFLLLVLCVSFTLPVPAFAASTPTGGDSDKGFFASVLAFFGDLFNGLLNLSPSEPVVSAPTTIPPVISKPTGAKEVIGFYAEWWGNDTASYNDMVKHKDSIGTIAPFWATLNRDASVANRGGNDHAAVVKYAKSNSIQTLLLVNNEKSTGSVKPIHTVLSNSSLRKKAIDNLEAYIKKYQMDGINIDFEEVPAGDRDNLTAFMKELYARLKPQGYVVTIDVFPKHNELGDISKAYDYAKLAQYADKIMLMTYDYHGGWSEAGAVSDIVSVEQDLQYALSFIPKHKLYLGIPGYGYDWSSKGVESLEYPAIQSLISRFNPKVEWDDASKSPHFNYTGPDGVSHQVWFENSHSLRFKLDLVNKYDIAGIALWKLGSEDQEFWPLIKTHFAY is encoded by the coding sequence ATGAACTCTAAACGTATCGCGGTTTTTCTGCTGTTAGTGTTGTGTGTCAGTTTCACGCTTCCCGTTCCGGCCTTTGCCGCTTCAACTCCAACAGGCGGTGACTCAGACAAGGGCTTCTTTGCTTCTGTGTTGGCCTTCTTTGGGGACTTGTTCAATGGTTTGCTAAATCTCAGTCCAAGCGAACCGGTCGTCTCGGCTCCGACAACGATTCCACCAGTAATCTCTAAGCCGACTGGGGCAAAAGAGGTAATCGGGTTCTATGCTGAATGGTGGGGAAATGATACTGCGTCATATAATGACATGGTTAAACACAAGGATTCGATCGGCACGATTGCGCCGTTTTGGGCAACCTTAAATCGCGACGCTTCTGTCGCCAACCGTGGTGGTAATGATCATGCGGCGGTTGTTAAGTATGCTAAGTCGAACTCGATTCAGACATTGCTGCTGGTGAACAATGAGAAAAGCACAGGATCTGTGAAGCCTATCCATACTGTGTTGTCTAACTCATCGCTGCGCAAGAAAGCTATCGACAATCTGGAAGCTTATATCAAAAAATATCAGATGGATGGAATCAATATTGACTTTGAAGAAGTGCCGGCAGGTGACCGCGACAATCTGACCGCTTTTATGAAAGAACTTTATGCTCGTTTGAAGCCGCAAGGCTATGTGGTAACAATTGACGTGTTCCCCAAGCATAATGAATTGGGTGATATATCAAAAGCTTATGATTATGCGAAGTTGGCTCAGTATGCAGATAAGATCATGCTAATGACTTATGATTACCACGGTGGCTGGAGCGAAGCAGGCGCGGTCTCAGACATTGTCTCCGTGGAGCAGGATTTGCAGTATGCTCTTTCCTTTATCCCGAAACACAAATTGTATCTTGGCATTCCCGGCTATGGCTATGATTGGTCTAGTAAAGGGGTAGAGAGCCTTGAGTATCCAGCAATCCAGAGTCTAATCAGCCGCTTTAATCCCAAAGTCGAGTGGGATGATGCGTCGAAATCGCCTCACTTCAACTATACCGGCCCAGATGGAGTCAGTCATCAAGTATGGTTTGAAAACAGTCATAGCTTGCGGTTTAAGTTAGACTTGGTCAACAAGTACGACATTGCCGGCATAGCGCTGTGGAAATTGGGTAGCGAGGATCAAGAGTTTTGGCCGCTGATCAAAACCCACTTCGCATATTGA
- a CDS encoding OsmC family protein: MATVQTQYLGDLRTESVHLQSGSKLITDAPTDNHGKGEAFSPTDLVATALGACMFTIMGIAAKTHGFTVDGAKVETTKVMGTNPRRIVELITEVTLPHNNYSAKEKKIIELTAKECPVFNSLHPEMKKTITFVYGG, encoded by the coding sequence ATGGCAACAGTACAAACCCAATATCTTGGCGATCTGCGCACTGAATCAGTTCATCTGCAATCTGGCAGCAAACTCATTACTGATGCGCCAACAGACAATCATGGTAAAGGAGAAGCCTTTTCACCAACCGATCTGGTCGCGACTGCGCTCGGCGCTTGCATGTTCACTATTATGGGCATTGCAGCGAAGACGCATGGCTTTACCGTTGATGGCGCGAAAGTCGAAACAACCAAGGTCATGGGAACTAATCCGCGCCGGATCGTCGAACTCATTACTGAAGTCACCCTGCCGCATAACAACTACAGTGCTAAGGAAAAGAAGATCATCGAACTGACAGCGAAGGAGTGCCCGGTGTTTAATAGCTTGCATCCGGAGATGAAAAAGACGATTACGTTCGTTTATGGGGGCTAA
- a CDS encoding pyridoxal phosphate-dependent aminotransferase: protein MKGFSKLTEGLIGQPMLEILSVVSAMEAAGQTVYRFEVGDSQFDAYPHVIEATKAALEQGHTKYVNSRGILLLRESICDYTESKLGFRPDVSQIAVMPANSIIDFMMRCVADPGDEVVFSDPGFASYIAVASYLGLKTVTVPVYEKNGFRLNPDDLLPRLSEKTRLIINTSPSNPTGGVMTQDEVQRLAEIVREQDVYLLSDEIYAENIYEGNHYSPSCLDKCRERTIILSGFSKGHSMSGWRLGYAIGPVDLIAKMSQMFETVYTCIPPFIQYAGISALNTPQDLIEKRNRQYKKLRDLMVAKLNEIPGITCAMPKGAIYAFANITGTGMTSKQFADFVLKKAGVALVPGTCFGPGGEGYVRLCYLRSEETIVAACRSMKIALRK from the coding sequence ATGAAAGGCTTTTCCAAACTAACCGAAGGCTTGATCGGCCAACCCATGCTGGAAATTCTATCAGTCGTCTCTGCCATGGAAGCGGCTGGTCAGACAGTATACCGGTTTGAGGTAGGTGACTCTCAGTTTGACGCATACCCGCATGTCATTGAGGCCACCAAGGCTGCGCTTGAGCAGGGACATACCAAATACGTCAACTCCCGCGGCATCCTTCTACTCAGAGAATCTATTTGCGACTACACGGAAAGCAAGCTTGGCTTTCGCCCCGATGTTTCCCAAATCGCCGTTATGCCTGCTAACAGTATTATCGATTTTATGATGCGCTGTGTGGCTGATCCTGGTGATGAAGTAGTCTTCTCGGATCCAGGCTTTGCGTCATATATCGCCGTTGCCAGCTATCTCGGGCTGAAAACAGTTACAGTACCAGTTTATGAAAAAAATGGGTTCCGGTTGAATCCGGACGACTTGCTGCCGCGTTTATCGGAAAAGACTCGGCTAATTATTAATACATCGCCGAGCAATCCAACCGGCGGAGTGATGACACAAGACGAGGTGCAGCGACTGGCCGAAATCGTTCGCGAACAAGACGTGTATCTCTTGAGTGACGAAATTTATGCGGAAAATATTTATGAGGGAAACCACTATTCGCCTTCTTGTTTAGATAAGTGCCGTGAACGTACGATTATCCTGAGCGGTTTTTCGAAAGGCCATTCGATGTCAGGCTGGCGGCTTGGCTATGCAATTGGGCCTGTCGATTTGATCGCAAAGATGAGTCAAATGTTTGAGACTGTCTACACCTGCATTCCGCCGTTTATCCAATATGCAGGCATTAGTGCGTTAAACACGCCCCAAGACTTGATAGAAAAGCGAAATCGTCAATATAAAAAGCTTCGCGACCTAATGGTCGCAAAGCTAAATGAGATCCCAGGCATCACCTGCGCTATGCCGAAAGGTGCCATTTACGCATTTGCCAATATCACCGGAACAGGCATGACCAGCAAACAGTTTGCCGACTTCGTACTCAAGAAGGCAGGAGTTGCACTTGTACCAGGTACCTGCTTCGGACCCGGTGGCGAGGGTTATGTTCGGTTGTGCTACCTGCGTAGTGAAGAGACGATTGTTGCAGCCTGCAGGTCTATGAAGATTGCGCTTAGAAAGTAA
- a CDS encoding methyl-accepting chemotaxis protein, with protein MDNSNMIDVSILLSELKTANAEMGKVISTIQQIAQQTNLLSLNSAIEAARAGEAGRGFGVVADEIKKLATRSFASTKESTKIIENIQSKADEVIAVRTADVAYDTIDKIDRNLFERNCDAQAWASFSQVKNSLCSTEPNRVEQANNLLKTLVDIYEVYFDLYVLDTAGTIVATGVRRELIGKNMADRDWFKEVKAANSISVTDLYLSSVENRHTVAYSCPIIGESGQVVGYFSSRFNWDYIYDILDSARIGKNGDIAIINKDGYVIACPSRKGILTDNLSRLKAAQCAMSGETYGYTFEKDARGSKIYGYARTRGYNAYKGKGWSAIVSTTL; from the coding sequence ATGGACAACAGTAACATGATTGACGTCTCTATCTTATTAAGCGAATTAAAAACAGCAAACGCCGAGATGGGCAAGGTCATCAGCACTATCCAGCAAATCGCTCAACAGACGAACTTATTATCTTTAAATTCAGCCATCGAAGCTGCAAGGGCCGGGGAAGCTGGTCGCGGATTTGGAGTTGTAGCAGACGAAATTAAGAAATTAGCAACTCGCAGTTTTGCCTCAACAAAGGAAAGCACCAAAATTATCGAGAATATCCAGTCCAAAGCTGACGAAGTAATCGCTGTGCGAACAGCTGATGTCGCCTATGACACCATCGACAAAATTGACCGCAATCTATTCGAGCGCAATTGCGATGCCCAGGCTTGGGCAAGTTTTTCTCAGGTGAAGAACTCCTTATGCTCCACCGAGCCAAATCGGGTTGAGCAGGCGAACAATTTATTAAAGACACTCGTAGATATCTATGAAGTCTATTTTGACCTCTATGTGCTTGATACAGCAGGAACAATTGTAGCGACAGGCGTACGCCGTGAACTTATTGGTAAAAATATGGCCGATCGAGATTGGTTCAAAGAAGTTAAGGCCGCTAACTCTATATCGGTAACTGATTTATACTTATCTTCAGTAGAAAACCGCCACACCGTGGCCTACTCTTGCCCAATAATAGGTGAATCAGGACAAGTCGTCGGCTATTTCTCCTCTCGTTTTAATTGGGATTATATCTATGATATTTTAGATTCAGCTCGAATCGGCAAAAACGGTGATATAGCGATAATCAATAAAGACGGCTATGTTATTGCCTGCCCCAGCCGAAAAGGCATCTTAACCGATAACTTAAGCCGGTTAAAAGCGGCTCAGTGTGCAATGAGCGGCGAGACTTACGGCTACACATTTGAAAAAGATGCTCGCGGCAGCAAGATTTATGGTTATGCTCGCACACGTGGCTATAATGCCTATAAAGGAAAGGGCTGGTCTGCCATCGTAAGTACTACGCTTTAG